CGTGCCATAActttaattaaacatattgctaattcatttttttatttttggtatttcatGATGTAGGGATGGATGCAACGGTTGAATTTGAGGACGTTTCGCACACCGATTATGCACGAGGATTGATGAAGGATTTGTTGATTGGGAAAATAGATGCAAACACTCTTCCTGAGATGCAGAAGAAATTCACCAAACATGAATATGATGCTTCTTCGAGCAACGATTCATCATCCCGTCTCTTGCTCTACGCCGCGCCCCTATTCATACTCGTATTTGCATTTCTTCTACGTTACTACAACAGCAACTAGTTTTGGGCTTCTCATCCATGGCTTCATAATAATTCACAACTATGGCCATTtgaaccttttttttttttgtttgtgacAAATCTCTCGAGTTTTATTTATGGTTTGGTAAGTCTAGAAAGCAATTCGATTAAGAGGTTGGTGTGGGTGATGGTCTATGGTCCGATTATTGAAGCGTACTTGATacgaaaaagaaaactaaacaAATTATGGTGTTTATTACACAGGGATGGTCTGTGGTCCTATTTATTGAAGCGTAGTAGggaaattaaacaaattatgaTGATGTTTCATCCTATAAAACTAATGAATCAGTAGTAATAAGAGGAAATTTTAGATTTGATAGAATTTACATGTAAATATCTCACCAGTTTTGCTTATAGAAGTTAGTAATTGCTCGTGCAAGTCTAATTGCACATTGGAGAATATATATATCTCAATTCTCACATGGCATAAATTAACTTTCTCGGTGCCCActaaatccataaaattacaaattaaatatgtcaCTGGATATGAATTTGGATCGAATATAGGTACCGTATGAGAAGTCTGATTGGCTATTGGATTGGCACGACATTTAATACTGCAAATGTAACATACTTAAaagataagttttttttaacaGGCCTATCgtacattttctatttaaatattataaatattatgagTGGCTATCCTATAATAGAAACTAGATGTGCTCATCATGGGCCAAGTGGAAGAGTCATcgactaattaattattgatggCAACTATTTCATTACATGGCATAGTAATGTTTGAGCAAATTGgtacttttgtttttttagatGGGTGGGAAATTGATCACACGATTGAATGGGGAAACAACGAGTCGTTTTCTTCACTGTGAGGATTAGTAGTAGAATACAAGTGCTCGAGAGATTCGTGGGATATGCCACTCTGGTGAAGAGCATTACTTGATGGAGGAAATGTGACAGTGAAAACAAATAGTATAAGTTAATAATTGAACTAATTTTTACTTGATTGCCTTCTTCGTTGAATTATGATTGCGGGAGGACTCGAATATCTAACCTATTAGTCGGAAGAGAACGAATAAGATACGtgttagtatattttaatggTTGGCTAACGAAGAACAAAGCTGAACACTGATTGTAAAGGATTGGGACAGAACCGTTGCGCGTGCAAATAGCTACAGCTGTAAATGCTAGTAAATTTGATTAATGGAGTTAGCTATGGAGTCAGTCGACGCCCCTTGACAACATAGGTTGTTGCCAATGTTCTAACAACTAATCGGCCATCACTAGCTTGACATGTGTCCCAAATCGATTATATAAAGCAACTGGTGGGAGTTTATATTATAGACCTAACTAACAATCCTTTCAGAGAGTTTAgctagttttttttgttttttttctcataataaatgtcacacttttctttttagtttttttttcccttaaaAATTAACTCCTTTACgaaggaggaaattacaaataaactccTATGAAAGGAAGAAATTACAACTGACGTCAAGATGGCTCGAACTCGGCACCTCATACATTGATGTCTAAGCTCCTTGTCGTTAGGAAAAAAGGCTCTGgaccactttcctttttagtttgtcccacaaaagatgtcacattttcatttttggaaaaaatggtCTCTCTcacatattatattttctttctttatttaacacacaaaacaaaacctcctaaaatcttgtactgttccacaagtgtgacattttttatgggacggagagagtattttatttggtcggtaacaatattatatatgggATGTAACGATATGCGTGCGATTTGTTTCACTGTTTTCTTTCCTTCTATTATGGTGGGAAGTCTTTTTCTATGTCAAATCACATCATGCTCCCTTTTCAATTCACCTCTTTCATTAGatcattttcatttcactGCCGTATAATTAGGGATTGTTTGACTTCATATAACAATATACGATATTATTAGTAGATTTTGTAGTTGTGTTTTGAGCTTATAAAGATCTTTTTCTTACAAATTTTGGATACTAAACAATGcataaatgtataattttagAGTTTGATGGACTGATAGAGACTCGTCTATCCTTAAACAAACATAAGGAGTCCGATCCTCGATTTTGGGTATTGAATAGTTTTAAGTACGTCGATTAGTAGTCCTGCATTTTGAGGTATCTACAAATCAACAATCCTTATATTATTGAGCCGCCTTCTGAATTAACTATAAATCAACAAGAGAATTAGTCAATTACTATCTGTGTATGTTTACATAATGaaccaaaaaatatactgcatccgtcccactcaagatgtccacattcttgagtggcacgagattttaggaagaGTTATTAGGGGGAATAAAGtatagagaaaaaatgtagttggatattttaataaggagAGAGGagttatttccaaatatagaaaatggaCATTTGAatgagataaactaaaaagaaaaagtgaatatCTTGAATGtgacgaagagagtataattAATGTATGTGTCTGTTAACATGTCCcatttattactatttgaaTGACCATACTATATCTGTACATAACAATATACTTTGttcctttttcttgaaatGGCTTCACGTACATGTTCTTGTCTCAATGTGTTTTTATATGTTCAAAACTCATTGATCTTGACAGTATATTAAGGTAGGATCAAATGGTTTTGTTCCAAGGAGTGGTTGGCTCATAAAGAATACtgaaattacataaataaataaacaatttagttattttatttagttagttattgtAGTAGTACATCATTGccgaaaaacaaatataattgCATGGAGAATCCTcacttaaaaggaaaaatccGAAAACaaacttttcaaaatgatctaattaaacatataatattCTGGTTGTTAAGTTTGACCACATCCTAAACCTTAATTAAGTCCTTGTCAAGTAAACCAAGTGGTCAAGATGTGACGATGcaatcattaaatttttatagttacatatattaatatagatTATAGACCAACTCAGTTGTAAATtcagaaaatagaaattgtgAAACTAAAGGTATTTGGAGGTGTCGGAGACAAAGGTATTAGTATattcagaaaataaaactCGTGAAACGTATTTAATTTGAAGGTGTCGGAAGACAAAGGTGTTGGTATattcagaaaataaaactCGTGAAACTGAAGGTGTTCAATTTGACGGTGTTAGAAGACAAAGGTAGAGCAATGGTAGTATGATTTGTGAggggaaatttttttggataagCTAGAACAATGCTCATACTAGTAATAGATCCGCATTGTCGGTTGATATGCTATGGGCCCATTTAGTAGTACTTTGTAATAATGTAGAATGCGCGCGCATGCAAATAATTTCTCTGCACGAGTTTTATCGATAcgtaaaaattgaaaatattaaataaattcggaCTTTGGTGCTACCGCCAACTCTTCGTGGTTGGGTCCACTTGCGCTTCGTGTTCGACGTCCATTCATGTCAACATTTTGCCTCTGACGCCGCACGTGTTTTGTTTTCTGGATTTACCATTGCTTGAAGTGAAATATCGCATGGTAAGTCTCATCATAATATCACTTACTAAATATTGAAGTATAGAAGTATGGAACACCCAAGCCACGCGTTGGTTGGCTTCTGCGCGTGCTTCTTTAGGCACAATCCGATTCATATTGCTACTCGGATTAAGGCTTCtgatttctcattaaaactcttGTCGTCCACAGATGAGAGTATTTTTGAAGGACCGATGAAGTAAAATATTGCACGCGATTTTCCCTTACTACTTTCCACATTATACAAATACATagtcataaaataataatccaaaaGTTACATCAAAATGCAGTGATGACATCACGCcacattcaaatatttatagcaATAGATACATATATTCTCCAATATTGTCGCTATCATGATCCCTTTTCCTTAAACTTTCACTGCTCCAACGCCTCTATCCCGCCGGCGCCGCACCGCCACCGCCAGCGGCTTCTTCATTTCACAAGACAGCCTCATCTCCTCCGACAAATCCACGTCACCCGCTGCCGCAAAATCAAACTCATGCAAAAGCCTCGCCACCCAAAAGCTCACCGCCGTCATTCCCATTACTTTCCCCGGGCACGACCTCCGGCCCGACCCGAACGGCGCCAGCGTCATATCCGCAATCTCCGCGCCCAAGAGGAACCTCTCGGGCTTGAAGGTTAGCGGGTCGGGCCAGTTGTCTGGATCCCGGCAtatcgcccacatgttgaccaTAGCCGTGGTCCCCGCGGGGACGAGGTGGCCGTCCACCGTCGCGTCCCGGATCGAGAGACGGGACCACGAGAGCAACGGCCCGGGCGGGTGCAGGCGCAGGACCTCTTTGACGACAGCCGTCAAATAAGGGAGCTTCGTCAGGTCAGACTCTGCGACCTGGCGCGAGCTCCCGACCACCTCGTCCAGCTCGTGCTGCACCTTTGACTGAACGTCGCGATGCAGCACGAGCCTGGCTAGTATCCACTCCATCAGGACTGCCACTGTGTCTGTCCCTCTGAATATCATTTCCTGCATGAcaggattaaaaaaatatttatatagtgatttcagttctccttttatattattatatttttatttgctaGCACAGTATACAGTACAACACAGACATATATACTACTTTCTACTTACCCAGAGAAGTGAGATCATGTCGGGTTCCGACAACCGGTCGGGCCCTTGAAGCGACATAAGGACGTCTACGAAGTCATGATCTCCGTCTCGCCTCTCGTGCTCGGCCATGATCCGGCCCACAATCCGGTTTACCCGGGGCGCCATCATGGAGCACCGGAGCCGGATTCTCTGCAAGTCGAAATCCGACAAAAACGACAAGTGGTCGGACCAGTTGAGCCGGCCGAGCAAATCGTACCCTTCCTCCACCAACTCCCTCAGCTCCGCCGTCTCCCCGTTACCGGAATCAAGAACATACCGCCGCCCAAACACAGTGAACATCATGTTGTTAAGCGACGCCACCTTCAACACATCCCTCACTCGAACCACACCACCACCGTCTTCCAtcaccgccgccgccatcTGATCGCCAATCTCCAACCGCCTCCCGGCCGAAGCCCTGAGCTGCTTCGGGCAGAAGAGGTGGCCGGAGGCGATCCTCCGGAGCGTCGTCCAGTAAACCCCGTACGGGGCGAACCCCATGGACCGGCCGAACATCAGCTCGTAGGCCGACTCCTTCGCCGGCCGGTCCACGAAGGCCGACCCGTTCANNNNNNNNNNNNNNNNNNNNNNNNNNNNNNNNNNNNNNNNNNNNNNNNNNNNNNNNNNNNNNNNNNNNNNNNNNNNNNNNNNNNNNNNNNNNNNNNNNNNAAACTTGtgtcattttaaaagtttttatttttcaaggacaaaataattattttataatatatttattaaagtaGTACTCTCCTATCTCACTAGTCACTATAAGtgacatattttctttttgggatgtctcTCTAAATGacacaattattaaaatagaaagtgtcCCACCatattagagagaaagaatttctaaaattaaaaagtacatattcttgtaagacaccaaaaataaaaaaaagtgcatattcttgtgggaggAATTGAGTATCACgtagtattttaaaatatttctatgttactactactataatacaTTTAGGTTatgttcttataattttttttggtatatcaAATAACTTCATTTGTTATTCTTGACAATATCATTGTACATATTTtgttacaaaaaaataaaaataaaactaaaaaatgaataaaattagtgactcataaataaaattaacatttctTGTAATATTTTACGCATTGATTggtataaacaaaattatgctTCCGGATCAGGTAGGAGTATTTGGGTTTGTGAGaatgtgttaattaattagttttgtctttccattttacatatttatatctaGAGATGAAATTTCAGTAGCCAGCAGCACAAGTCATCTTCTTCAGCTTTCCAAGTAGAGCTTCGATGTTAATGCTTCCTTTTTCGAGGAAGACTGAGACAGATTCATTGACTAGTTCCACCAAGTAACCCACTGGAACCTCATCATCCTCACTCAACACCTAAAATTAGCATAGTTTGGAAGTCAAGTAAAAGGTAATACCgtaatagaaagaaaaagatagataAAATGTGGtaagaaagaataataattGCATACAGTCAGAGATGATAGCTTGGCAAGAGTAACAATCTCCATTTCATGTCCCTTGATGATACCATGTGCCTCATTTGTGTGGCAATGAACAATAGCTGCTGGCCTCACTTTTGGTGGCAAAAGTGATTTAAGAGACCTTACTGATTTAATCGCAGAATTGATCGTATCCATCTGCGACTCCACCTCATCATTCGTCCAGCTCTGACATTTCAAGGGAATGAGTTATTTCATAAAGATTGACAAGAATGAGCAAAGTGTTAAAAACGATGTTACCTTAACAACGGATGGATATTCCGATATCACAATGGATTCTTTTCTGGCAGAATCTATCTTGGAGGGAAGACGCTGCCACAGGTCTTCTGTGATAAAAGGCATAAACGGATGGAGCAGCCGTAAGCCACAATCTAGGCACAGCCATAAGGTATCCTGTGCAGATCTTCTCGCTGATGCAAATGCAGGATCGCTGCCACCAAAATACGGCTTGATTACTTCAATGAAGACATCACACAACTGATACTTCCACCACGAGTACACAGCCGTGGCAGCATCAGAAAACTCATATGATTCCAGCGACGCAACTGTTTTTGATATAGCTTTGTTCAACACAGACAGTATCCACTTGCAGCTAAAAGGCATGGAAGCTGGATCAATCTCTATTGGAGGGGTATAGTCATCTCCAAGTTTAGTCAGAGCAAACCTAATTGCATTCCACAGCTTATTGCACCACTCCCGATATCCCTCAACCCTCTGAATGTCCAGATTTATTTTGTCCGACTGGAAGGAAGGAACGTGAAGATAAGACTTTGAtgaacaagaagaaaaaacaagttcagataaagtaaaatataagtattCACCTGAGCTGTATAAGAAACAAGAGCGAAGCGCAGAGCATCAGTGCCACATTCTACAATCCCATCAGGGAATTCTTTCTTTTGATGCTCTTTTGCAGTTTTGACTTCATCCTCTGTCAAGTTTCCTTCTTTAAATCTTTTATCCAGCTTTTCATGGAGTTCTTCGAGAGTTGCACCATTAATAATGTCGAGTGGATCGATACCATTTCCTAAGGATTTGGACATTTTGCATCCATGCGAGTCACGAACCATTGGGTGCAAGTAAACCTGAATGCAAGTAAAGAATGTTCAATAACTTGCATTTTAGCAATGAGGTCAACTTCTTTTACatactataaaactaaaatgcCACAACACAGCACAGATTGCAACATAATTATATCGTTTAGTAACTCAAAAGCAAAAGTGCCAGTAAAACTGGTACATAGATCAGACGACCAGCAGGTTAACAGAACATTCAACTACGACACATAAATTCTTCTCTTTCAGTATCTACACTAATCACATAACAGAACtcataattatgaaatgaacAAAATTGCACCATAATCCTTCTAGGCTGAAAAAATAGGTTTAGGCTGGCACAAAAAGAATCCGCCTTAGCAACGTATAcagaattataattttaaaatttaaagttcaAACATGCAGGAAAATAAGAATGCTACAAACCTTTGTAAATGGTAGATCACCTCCTAGCTTCATACACATCATCACCATACGCGCCACCCAGAAAAAGAGAATATCATGACCAGTTTCAAGCATGCTTGTTGGATAAAAAGCTTTGAGATCTTCAGTTTCGTCTGGCCAACCAAATGCAGATAATGGAAATAAACCAGAAGAAAACCAGGTATCTAACACGTCTGGATCTTGGATAAGCTGGAACTTCTTCCCAGCAAACAATCGGCTAGCCTCCTCCTGAGCTTCTTCCTCTGTCCTGCAAACAACCCACCGATCATCGTATGCACCAAGCCCCTTGAGCTGATCATCTTCCAACTCCACATACCACGCTGGGATACGATGGCCCCACCAAATCTGCCTTGAAATGCACCAGTCACGCATGTTTTCAAGCCATCTATGGAACACGGGATATCATTAGAAGctaattttgcataaatgTTAGTTAATCAAAAGTTTAAGCGCAGCACAAAGCAGGGAGGAAATACATCAACTATAAAGGAAAGGTGAGAAAACTTAAGGCTTCAAAGACTATTATCAATTCTCAAAAATACCTCTGCCATTCAGCAAGATATTGTTTCGGTAAGATCCCTAACTTTG
The genomic region above belongs to Salvia hispanica cultivar TCC Black 2014 chromosome 3, UniMelb_Shisp_WGS_1.0, whole genome shotgun sequence and contains:
- the LOC125209771 gene encoding cytochrome P450 78A9-like, encoding NGSAFVDRPAKESAYELMFGRSMGFAPYGVYWTTLRRIASGHLFCPKQLRASAGRRLEIGDQMAAAVMEDGGGVVRVRDVLKVASLNNMMFTVFGRRYVLDSGNGETAELRELVEEGYDLLGRLNWSDHLSFLSDFDLQRIRLRCSMMAPRVNRIVGRIMAEHERRDGDHDFVDVLMSLQGPDRLSEPDMISLLWEMIFRGTDTVAVLMEWILARLVLHRDVQSKVQHELDEVVGSSRQVAESDLTKLPYLTAVVKEVLRLHPPGPLLSWSRLSIRDATVDGHLVPAGTTAMVNMWAICRDPDNWPDPLTFKPERFLLGAEIADMTLAPFGSGRRSCPGKVMGMTAVSFWVARLLHEFDFAAAGDVDLSEEMRLSCEMKKPLAVAVRRRRDRGVGAVKV
- the LOC125215905 gene encoding valine--tRNA ligase, mitochondrial 1-like, with the protein product MDPRHDLSDPTLVELERKLKKEGKAREKELKKLKAAQKAAAAKHQKQQPSKNAKKEAQKVNPLEVDPETPLGEKKKLSDQMPQSYNPMTVEKSWYEWWEKSKFFQADSKSSKPPFVIMLPPPNVTGALHIGHALTAAIEDTIIRWKRMAGYNALWVPGMDHAGIATQVVVEKKLKAEQELERHDLGRERFVDAVWKWKNEYGGTILKQLHRLGASLDWSRECFTLDEKRSRAVTESFIRLHKEGLIYRDKRLVAWDCRMQTTISKTELKDEYIKERTLRPVHGYETEVEFGVLTSFAYPLEGDLGEIVVATTRVETMLGDTAVAIHPEDPKYMHLHGKFAVHPFNGRKLKIICDSVLVDMKFGTGAVKITPAHDPDDYEVGKRHDLDCITIFTDDGKINSNGGEEFEGMPRFKARVAMIQALKEKGLHRGDKDNEMCLKICSTSNEVVEYLVKPQWFLSCKGMAEDGLNAVFGCTTPKLGILPKQYLAEWQRWLENMRDWCISRQIWWGHRIPAWYVELEDDQLKGLGAYDDRWVVCRTEEEAQEEASRLFAGKKFQLIQDPDVLDTWFSSGLFPLSAFGWPDETEDLKAFYPTSMLETGHDILFFWVARMVMMCMKLGGDLPFTKVYLHPMVRDSHGCKMSKSLGNGIDPLDIINGATLEELHEKLDKRFKEGNLTEDEVKTAKEHQKKEFPDGIVECGTDALRFALVSYTAQSDKINLDIQRVEGYREWCNKLWNAIRFALTKLGDDYTPPIEIDPASMPFSCKWILSVLNKAISKTVASLESYEFSDAATAVYSWWKYQLCDVFIEVIKPYFGGSDPAFASARRSAQDTLWLCLDCGLRLLHPFMPFITEDLWQRLPSKIDSARKESIVISEYPSVVKSWTNDEVESQMDTINSAIKSVRSLKSLLPPKVRPAAIVHCHTNEAHGIIKGHEMEIVTLAKLSSLTVLSEDDEVPVGYLVELVNESVSVFLEKGSINIEALLGKLKKMTCAAGY
- the LOC125212318 gene encoding cytochrome B5-like, with product MLDGLSCTLSIPCQVYDVSRFLDEHPGGDEVMLNASSGMDATVEFEDVSHTDYARGLMKDLLIGKIDANTLPEMQKKFTKHEYDASSSNDSSSRLLLYAAPLFILVFAFLLRYYNSN